Within the Catalinimonas niigatensis genome, the region CAGATATCAACATGTAGAGAATAATTAAAAAGACAAAAGGTACCATGCCTGCACCTGAAGCAAAATTTTTGCTCAAAAAGAGAATATAGAAAGCGACCCCTAAAAAACCCAATCCCATCGCAAACTTGTAGGGTGTACGTGGATTGATCTTTTTCTTAGAGAGCCACACCCAAAGCGCAGAAATTGGAATAGAAAAGGCAATGATAAAAAGTGGATTTAAAGCATTGGTTTGCGCTGCATTCATCAGCCAGAGATCCACATTACGTGCAGAAAATAAAGTGATGATACTTCCAGAAAGCTCATGAAACCCCCAAAAAAGTGTCATAAATATGGTTAGGAAAACAGCTACAATAAGCTTTTTTCTTTCTGAGGCAGCAACATTGACAATAATATAGGTCAGATAGCCAAGAATGAAAATACTTAACGCTGTAAACAATACATTTACCAAAGTAGCCTCTCCCAGAATTGAAGTACCCCCCGCAATATATTCATAAGATGATATGAGCCAGGCTACGAGTGGGGCAGACAAAAAGGCCAGAATAGGTACCCAGTGCTTTACTTTTATCCCATATTTTTTTTCTTCAATCAGCCCGGGGTCTGGAGGAAGGCCCTTATCCATAAATACTCCTTTGTTAATTCCACTACTAAAGAAAAGTAGACCTGTCACCATACCTATCCCGGCTAATCCAAAACCATAATGCCAGCCATATTCTTCACCCAACCATCCACATAAGAGCGGGGAAATAAATGCACCAATATTAATACCCATATAAAAAATGGTGAATCCTGAATCTTTCCTGCGGTCTCCGGGAGGGTACAGCGACCCTACAAAAGTTGAAATATTCGGTTTGAAAAAACCATTGCCTACGATGATCAGAGAAAGCGCAGTGAAGAAAGCAAGGTTATTCTCAATGGCAAGAACAAAATGTCCTATTGCCATGAGTACTCCCCCTAACATAATGGACCGACGATATCCAATTAATTTATCAGCAATGCGCCCCCCTATTACAGTAGAAGCATAGACCAATGAACCATAAGAAGAATATACGATAGCAGCGATAGTGTCACTATTGGAGAAGGCCTCAAACACCTGATCTACCATATACAGCACCAGGAGAGCACGCATGCCATAGAAACTAAAACGCTCCCATAATTCAGCAAAAAAAAGGTAAAACAAACCTTTAGGATGTCCAAATACATCTGGTGGACCACTCTCTAATTTAGGATCAATCCTGTTGCTATGTTGTGAATTAGTCTCTGCCATATGGGGTATTAATATAAACCTTGGGTGATGCTGACTTTTTTAAAAATCCTATTTGATAATCAACATGTTAAACTCAGCTCTTTGAGAGCTATTGCTATAAAAAGTAAATGCTGGTTATTAAAGCCAGCATTTACCCTGTATCTAAAATTAATTATGAATATGCGGTTGCATACAGTTGCCACCAAATTATTTGTTACGAATAGCAGCTACCTCTTCAGCATTAATTTCACTGGAATTGTTACCAAAGGATTGGCGTACATAAGTCAGTACAGAAGCTATTTCATCATCTGTAAGAAAGTTGTGGGGCGTCATCACACTATTGTATGTTTCTCCTTTGACAGTGATTTCACCTTGTAAACCATTGAGCACAATGGCAATCAAAGTATCTTTTTCACCATTTACCCATTCTGTTTCCTGCAATGGAGGAAATGCGCTGGGTACTCCCGCCCCATCCTTCTGGTGGCAGACGGTGCAGTATTGATTATAAACTGTTTCGCCAGTCTCCATCTTTTGAGTAAGCTCAGCAGACGCAGCAGGTTCTTCCTGCGCTGGCTCCACAGTTTCTGCTTCAGCAGTTTCACTTTCTGTAGCGCTGTTGCTACTTTCATTTCCTCCTGAGCAAGCTACAAGATAGCACATGCTACCCGCAACTAAAAAAAGGCTAAGTTTTTTCAAGGTTATATCTTATTTAATATTAATGATTGGGGAAAATTACAAAAAAAGCCTAAAGCACACAAAGCTTTAGACTTTTCCGCACGAATGTTATCGCATGGCCATTTCATTGGAATCATTGTAGAAAACCCGCCATATGCGGCCCTTCACATCATCACTAATATACAAAGAACCATCTGGTCCGATGGCAAGCCCGGTAGGTCTGAACTCTGCCGAGGAAGGCGTTTCTATTGCTCCGCCCTGATTGGCAAATTCATCAGCAAAGCGGATGTAATCGCCACTGGGCATGCCATTTTCCATAGGTACAAAAGCAACATTATAGCCTTCCATAGGAAAAGGTGCTCGGTTCCATGAACCATGAAAAGCGATAAATGCCCCGTTCTGGTACTCTTCCGGAAATTGATCTCCATTATAAAATACCAGGGAATTGGGGGCCCAATGGGCAGGAAATGCCATGATGGGGGCTTCTATACCTTCACAACGCCCTACTTCTTCCCCATTACCACCGTACTCGGGCCCCAAAACTTTCTGTTCTTTGCCGGGGTCATAGTAACAAAAAGGCCATCCAAAATCATCTCCCTGGTCTACCTTCAAAAATTCTTCGGCGGGAAGTTCTGCACTCATGCTATCAGTATAATATTCCGGCCATAAATTACTCAACTGATCACGTCCGTGTTGCATGGCATACAAACTGTTAGCATTATCATTCCACTCAATGGCCACAGCATTTCTTATTCCGGTCGCATATCGCTCTCCGTCTTCCTGAGTCTGTCCTACTTGGTTTGCATCAAATCTCCAGATACCAGCCTGCTTTTCTAGTTGCGGACAGGGATCTTGTCCGGGAGAACCAGGGGTCCTTATTTGTTCCTGACAAGCATTGGAAGGTGCTCCTACATTGACATACATATTGCCGCTTCCATCAAAAGTAAGGGTTTTATCCGCATGTTGATTTTGTTCGGGAAAACCTTCTACTACTACTTCTGATGTACCGGAAGGAGAGAGTGCCTCATCATCCAGTTTGATTCTGTAAACTGTAGTGTTAGAAGCGTAATACAAATAACCATCATGGATACCTATACCTGTGCCTCCTACTTCTTCTCCGAAATATTCCTGTATATCGGCACGACCATCCCCGGTAGTATCCCGTAAAGCCAGCACTCCCCCTCCATTTTGCGCTTCTCTAATTTTTACATAGATATCACCATTGTCCCGTATGGCCATGTGTCTGGTTTTTCCTACACTATCAGCTACTACATAAGCCGAAAAGCCATTTTCCAAACTGATAGAACCGTTATCTTCATCCGCCACAAACTCAGGCTGTGGCTCATCCTGAGCCGTTTGATCTTCGTTGCTTGAGTTGTTTTCGCAGGCAAGTAACAACAGTCCTGCTATTCCAAGCACACAAAAACGAACATAGAAGGTGCTAAAATGAGCGCTCATGGGTAAGTAAGTTCTGAGATTTCTCATAGTAAAAAATAAAGTTGATGGTTTGATAAAACACAAAATAAGCATTGAAAAGCTCTCTAAAGAACGATTAACAAGTTTTTATGTTTGCCCATCACTCTACATAGAAAGAATAGTACAGGAATAAGATTTAGTTTATTTCCAAGAATCCATCGCAGCTTTTTTTATTTGTTAGGGAAAACCAAATTATCTTATCTACGTTATTTGTATAGACAATAAATACATTGTACTATATACATTTCATATATTTGCAAAAGTCTTTATAGGTCAATAATTAATCAAATCAAAAAATGTTTAAATGGAAGCTATTATGAGTTCAGAACAAGCTTTATTACAATCTTATACATTGGGGGACCTTCAACTTAAAAACAGAGTAGTTATGGCACCCATGACCCGTAGCCGAGCCAATAATCCTGAAAATGCTCCTACAGGAGAGTTACAGGGTGAATATTACCGACAAAGAGCTTCAGCGGGGCTTATCATCACTGAAGGCTCACAAATTTCTCCCCGCGCTGTTGGATACATTAATACGCCGGGTATCTACTCCCATGCACAAGTAGAAGGCTGGAAAGAGGTAACTCAGGCTGTTCATAAAGCAGACGGCAAAATATTTATTCAACTTTGGCATGTAGGACGCATATCTCATCCTGATTTTCATAATGGAGCTTTGCCTCTGGCACCTTCTGCCCTTAATCCTCAGGCCAAATCCTTCACTCCTGAAGGTCTTAAAGATACCGTTACTCCTAAGGAAATGAGTCTGGAAGAAATAAGGCAAACCATTCAGGATTTTAAAAATGCAGCAAAAAATGCATGGGAGGCTGGTTTTGATGGCGTAGAGATTCACTCTTCCAATGGCTATTTACTTCATCAGTTTTTTAGCAGTACTTCCAATGTTCGTAACGATGAATACGGTGGCATTAAAGAAAATAGAGCAAGAATTTTGTTTGAGATCCTTGATGCCATCAAAGAAGTGATCCCGGAGAATAGAATTGGTCTAAGACTTAATCCATCATTGCATGGTATTTTTGGTATGGAATTAAATGAGGAAAGCATACCTACTTTTGACTACATAGTGAATAAGCTCAATGCATACAATCTAGCTTATCTACATTTGTCTGAGCCCTTTAATGATGTATCAGACAATCCTCATGCTGAACCTCATATTGCCAAAAGATATCGCCCCATGTATAATGGGACCATGATCATCAATGCAAATTTTGATCAGGAAAAAGGAAATGCGGTGATTAAAGCTGGTGATGCTGACTTGGTCGCTTATGGTAAACCTTATGTTTCTAATCCGGACTTGGTGGAAAGATTTGAGCAAAATGCTCCTCTCAATGAGTGGGATGCGGATACTTTTTATACCCCGGGAGAAAAAGGTTATCTGGATTATCCGGTATTAGAAGAAGTAGAAAGATAATACATTGGTGCTATAAGAACATGACGTGCTCTGTGCGATTCAGTATGTTCTTACTAAGCTGGACTTTTGTTAAAGTTTGTATTGCCGGAACCGTCAGTGAAAGATGATGTTTCCGGTTTTTTTATGCTTAAACACATCTTAAATAACAATTATCAAATTATATATTTTGAAAAATGATGCAATTTTAATCTTGCATATTTCAGATCACTTTGAGGGGGTAGAATAAACACTCTTGCGCCCAGCTAGATACAAGGTTGGAAAGAAGTAAAACCAAATCAGGCCAGAATGTCTTTCGCTACCTTTCCGTGTACGTCGGTCAAACGAAACTCTCTGCCCTGAAAAGTGTACGTCAGCTTTTCATGATCCAGCCCCAACTGATGCAGAATGGTTGCCTGCAGATCATGCACATGCAAGCGGTCTTTGATGCCGTGGAATCCGATCTCATCAGTTTCGCCATAGCTGAAGCCCTGCTTCATGCCTCCCCCGGCCAGCCACATGCTGAAAGCATCTCCATGATGATCGCGGCCTTTGTAGTTGGCTCCCGAACGGGCTTCCATCATAGGCGTTCTGCCAAACTCACCTCCCCAGACTACCAGGGTATCTTCCAGCAAGCCCCGCTGTTTCAGGTCTTTGACTAAAGCAGTAGTTGCCTGATCTACGGACTGGCACATGCTTTTGAGTCCATCATCTACGCCATTGCCTTTACCCGTACCATGATGGTCCCAGCCCCGATGAAACAGTTGTACAAAACGCACTCCCTGTTCTACCAGTCTTCTGGCTAAAAGACAATTGTTGGCAAAAGAACGCTCTCCGGGTGCTGTGCCATACATCTCATGTACCCATTGCGGTTCGTCATTGATGTTCATGACTTCAGGTACAGCCGTCTGCATTCTAAAAGCCAATTCATACTGGGAAATACGCGAAAGGATCTCAGGATCACCAGATTCCTGATACTCTCTTTCATTGATTTCGTTGATCATATCAATGGACAGCTTGCGCATTTTGCTATCTATCTTTCCCGGATTGGAGAGATACAAAACCGGATCACCTTTAGAACGACACTGCACACCCTGATAGACGGTAGGCAGAAAACCGCTACCCCAGGCACTTTTGCCGGCACTAATATTTTCAGCACCGGAAAGTAATACGACAAAGCCCGGCAGGTTCTGATTTTCCGAACCTAAACCATATACTGACCAGGAACCCATACTTGGTCTGCCCAGTCGGGGTGAACCGGTATGCATTAAAAGCTGAGCGGGAGCATGGTTAAACTCATCGGTATGCAAAGCTTTCAGGATTGTCACCTCATCCACTATGCTTGAAAAGTGAGGCAAGAATTCAGACACATAAGTACCGGATGCTCCGTATTGCTTAAATGTAGCCTGTGGGCCCATCATCATGGGTGACTCGCCAAGAAAAGGGTAGCGCTTGCCCTCTAGCAGAGAAGGTGGACAGAACTTACCATCCAGTTTTTGCAGTTCGGGTTTATAATCAAACAGCTCCAGTTGGGAAGGCGCCCCCGCCATATGCAAAAAGATGACTCGTTTCACTTTAGGTGAGAAATGCGTAGGAAGCGGTGCCAATGGATTTTGTGTAAGGAGATTGTTGCTACCTTGAGAAGCACTGCCACATCCCATGAATGATCCCAAAGCCACGGCGCCCAGGCCTGACATGCATTTTTTTAAAAAATGCCGACGGGTATTATACTGGGCTATCTCATACTGCGCCTGGGTCAAAAAATCCATATTAATCAATTTTTGGTAATGACTTCGTCTAAATTTAATAAGGCGTTGGCTACTAGTCTCAGTGCATAGGTTTCAGGACTCAGAGTATCTGAAACAGCATCGGCTTCCGTGGAAGCCATCATTTTTTCCTGTTGGTAATGTTGCAATGCTTCATTATAGAGTTTTTTCAACAGAGCAACTTTCTCATCAGAAGGTGCACGAAACATCAGCATTTGATAACCTGAAACCAACTGTGCTTCTAACTCCTCTTTTTCTTTCATCTTTTCTGCCAAAGCTTCGGCAGCTTCATAATATACTGAATCGTTGAGCAGCGTCAAAGCCTGTAAAGGGGTGTTGGTACGGATGCGGCGCGAAGTGCAGACATTCCTTACAGGACTGTCAAAAGTGATCATGGAAGGATAGGGATCGGTTCGTCGCCAGAATACATAAAGCCCACGACGATGCTGGGCTCCACCTTCAGTGGTTTTCCAATCTGTCCAGTTGGAGTTTGACATATCAGGGCGAGGAGGCATGATGCTGGGGCCAAAGATTTTAGGATTAAGTAAACCACTCACTGCCAATGCCTGATCGCGAATCTGTTCAGAAGATAGTCTCACCTTAGGCCCTCTGGATAAATAAGTGTTTTTTGGATCGCGCGCATACTTTTCAGGGCCGGCGCTGGACGTCTGTTGATAGGTAGCTGACATGACCATCTTTTTCAACAGTTTTTTGATACTCCAGTCGTACTCTTCCATAAATTGTACTGCCAGCCAATCCAGCAGTTCAGGATGAGAGGGAGTAAAACCCTGAGAGCCAAAGTCTTCCATCGTCTCTACGATACCATAGCCAAAAAGCTGCTCCCAAAAGCGGTTGACAGTTACCCTTGCCGTTAAGGGATTGTCTTTGCTTACCAGCCATTGAGCCATCGCAAGGCGGTTGTTGGGCATATCTTCAGGTAAAGCACCTAGGATTTCGGGGACATCAGCATTTACTATTTCGCCGGGTACCAGCCAGTTGCCTCTTTCAAAAAGATGAGTGATCCTGGCTCTTTCAGGAGATTTCTCTCCCATAATGGGTGTGGCCATCGGCTTGATGGCTGCCAATGACTTTAGTTTTGTATTAAACTCCTGGCCAAAGGTTTTTCTCAATGGCTGTTTTTCATGATATTCAATCCAGTCCAGATGGAACAGATGCTGCCCGGCATGCTGATACTTTTTGAATAAATAATAGACATCGTGCTGACCCACTGTTGCTTTTATATCAGTCTTCAGGGTTTTCCATTTCGCTGGTTCTGGCTTCACCATCATCGGATTGTCCCAACAGCCGGTGGTATTTACCGTCACTCCACCCAGGCTGGGTCCATTTAGTGAATCCAGTTTCACTTCTATCATTCCGGAAAGCGTCGTGGCACAACGAAAAGAAATAGCTTCCACGGCTGTCAGGTCTACATCTTCAAACATAATCCAGGTACTGTCCTGTATCTGCCACACCACATCCTGACCATCAGGAATAAGTTCAATGATACGGTGATTATTATGCATGCTTTCGGCTTCCACTCTTCGGTAATCTGCATTGTAAAGGAGCTGCTCCTTTTTTTCATGTAACAGGGATGCTTGCTGGATCTTTCTTTGAGGGGGAAGCTGTTT harbors:
- a CDS encoding peptide MFS transporter, coding for MAETNSQHSNRIDPKLESGPPDVFGHPKGLFYLFFAELWERFSFYGMRALLVLYMVDQVFEAFSNSDTIAAIVYSSYGSLVYASTVIGGRIADKLIGYRRSIMLGGVLMAIGHFVLAIENNLAFFTALSLIIVGNGFFKPNISTFVGSLYPPGDRRKDSGFTIFYMGINIGAFISPLLCGWLGEEYGWHYGFGLAGIGMVTGLLFFSSGINKGVFMDKGLPPDPGLIEEKKYGIKVKHWVPILAFLSAPLVAWLISSYEYIAGGTSILGEATLVNVLFTALSIFILGYLTYIIVNVAASERKKLIVAVFLTIFMTLFWGFHELSGSIITLFSARNVDLWLMNAAQTNALNPLFIIAFSIPISALWVWLSKKKINPRTPYKFAMGLGFLGVAFYILFLSKNFASGAGMVPFVFLIILYMLISVGELLMSPVGLSKITDLSPKKIVAFMMGVWFLSSAYAFQIVGIVSKQLAIDNLEGGNGNLGGSMETLAIYTGGFESIAYVAFGGAGIVVLLAPILNRWMQDVH
- a CDS encoding PQQ-dependent sugar dehydrogenase — encoded protein: MRNLRTYLPMSAHFSTFYVRFCVLGIAGLLLLACENNSSNEDQTAQDEPQPEFVADEDNGSISLENGFSAYVVADSVGKTRHMAIRDNGDIYVKIREAQNGGGVLALRDTTGDGRADIQEYFGEEVGGTGIGIHDGYLYYASNTTVYRIKLDDEALSPSGTSEVVVEGFPEQNQHADKTLTFDGSGNMYVNVGAPSNACQEQIRTPGSPGQDPCPQLEKQAGIWRFDANQVGQTQEDGERYATGIRNAVAIEWNDNANSLYAMQHGRDQLSNLWPEYYTDSMSAELPAEEFLKVDQGDDFGWPFCYYDPGKEQKVLGPEYGGNGEEVGRCEGIEAPIMAFPAHWAPNSLVFYNGDQFPEEYQNGAFIAFHGSWNRAPFPMEGYNVAFVPMENGMPSGDYIRFADEFANQGGAIETPSSAEFRPTGLAIGPDGSLYISDDVKGRIWRVFYNDSNEMAMR
- a CDS encoding DUF1501 domain-containing protein; protein product: MDFLTQAQYEIAQYNTRRHFLKKCMSGLGAVALGSFMGCGSASQGSNNLLTQNPLAPLPTHFSPKVKRVIFLHMAGAPSQLELFDYKPELQKLDGKFCPPSLLEGKRYPFLGESPMMMGPQATFKQYGASGTYVSEFLPHFSSIVDEVTILKALHTDEFNHAPAQLLMHTGSPRLGRPSMGSWSVYGLGSENQNLPGFVVLLSGAENISAGKSAWGSGFLPTVYQGVQCRSKGDPVLYLSNPGKIDSKMRKLSIDMINEINEREYQESGDPEILSRISQYELAFRMQTAVPEVMNINDEPQWVHEMYGTAPGERSFANNCLLARRLVEQGVRFVQLFHRGWDHHGTGKGNGVDDGLKSMCQSVDQATTALVKDLKQRGLLEDTLVVWGGEFGRTPMMEARSGANYKGRDHHGDAFSMWLAGGGMKQGFSYGETDEIGFHGIKDRLHVHDLQATILHQLGLDHEKLTYTFQGREFRLTDVHGKVAKDILA
- a CDS encoding DUF1553 domain-containing protein, giving the protein MRWYLMISGGLLLVVASMVAGSFSKPEVSYNQDIRPIINNECIACHGGVKKSANLSFISRDAALDTAESGMPAIIPGDAEHSELIKRLKHHDPEYRMPLEAEPLSEETIRKFEAWINEGAEWEEHWAFIPPQQDIKVPVVSKDWGNNEMDQFIYQALEARDLEPAPIAEKAVLLRRLYLDLIGIPPSPQEAEDFLLDESPDAYEKLVDKLLASPHFGERWASMWLDLARYADSKGYEKDLNRSIWQYRDWVIKAFNEDMPFDQFTLEQLGGDLLPQPTEDQLIATAFHRNTMTNDEGGTINEEFRVAAVMDRVSTTFEVWQGITMSCVQCHSHPYDPIYHEEFYQFMDYFNNTIDADMYNERPLLFNYEEEDAQKVSELVNWLDKQLPPQRKIQQASLLHEKKEQLLYNADYRRVEAESMHNNHRIIELIPDGQDVVWQIQDSTWIMFEDVDLTAVEAISFRCATTLSGMIEVKLDSLNGPSLGGVTVNTTGCWDNPMMVKPEPAKWKTLKTDIKATVGQHDVYYLFKKYQHAGQHLFHLDWIEYHEKQPLRKTFGQEFNTKLKSLAAIKPMATPIMGEKSPERARITHLFERGNWLVPGEIVNADVPEILGALPEDMPNNRLAMAQWLVSKDNPLTARVTVNRFWEQLFGYGIVETMEDFGSQGFTPSHPELLDWLAVQFMEEYDWSIKKLLKKMVMSATYQQTSSAGPEKYARDPKNTYLSRGPKVRLSSEQIRDQALAVSGLLNPKIFGPSIMPPRPDMSNSNWTDWKTTEGGAQHRRGLYVFWRRTDPYPSMITFDSPVRNVCTSRRIRTNTPLQALTLLNDSVYYEAAEALAEKMKEKEELEAQLVSGYQMLMFRAPSDEKVALLKKLYNEALQHYQQEKMMASTEADAVSDTLSPETYALRLVANALLNLDEVITKN
- a CDS encoding alkene reductase, which codes for MSSEQALLQSYTLGDLQLKNRVVMAPMTRSRANNPENAPTGELQGEYYRQRASAGLIITEGSQISPRAVGYINTPGIYSHAQVEGWKEVTQAVHKADGKIFIQLWHVGRISHPDFHNGALPLAPSALNPQAKSFTPEGLKDTVTPKEMSLEEIRQTIQDFKNAAKNAWEAGFDGVEIHSSNGYLLHQFFSSTSNVRNDEYGGIKENRARILFEILDAIKEVIPENRIGLRLNPSLHGIFGMELNEESIPTFDYIVNKLNAYNLAYLHLSEPFNDVSDNPHAEPHIAKRYRPMYNGTMIINANFDQEKGNAVIKAGDADLVAYGKPYVSNPDLVERFEQNAPLNEWDADTFYTPGEKGYLDYPVLEEVER
- a CDS encoding c-type cytochrome, which codes for MCYLVACSGGNESSNSATESETAEAETVEPAQEEPAASAELTQKMETGETVYNQYCTVCHQKDGAGVPSAFPPLQETEWVNGEKDTLIAIVLNGLQGEITVKGETYNSVMTPHNFLTDDEIASVLTYVRQSFGNNSSEINAEEVAAIRNK